The genomic window ttttggctattctgtatctcttgcatttccatatgaatttcggGATCAGCTTGTCCGTTTTTtgcagaaaaacaacaacaatatggattttgataaggattgtgtTTAATCTAGATGAGTTGGGACATTCCACATTCATGGACTGAAAGACTGAATATTTTAACAGTTtaagtcttccagtccatgaacatggaatatcttttaatTTACTTCGGTCTTATTTGagttctttcaacagtgtttttagttttcagtgttcaattcttacactttttaaaatttaatcgtAAGTGATTATTTTcaaagctattataaatggaattgttttcttaactttTGGAATGTTTATCACTAGTATGGAAAACtgccattttgttttatatattgatcttgtatcctgcaccctcgctgaatttattagttctaattgtTTTGTATGTATGTGGATTCCATAAGATTTTCTatatacacaatcatgtcatctgcagttagagatcattttacttcttccattccaatctggatgtttttctttttttccctaattGTCCTAACTAGAACTTctaatacagtcatgcaccacatgaTGTAcatgatggactgcatatatgacagtggtcccataaaacTATAATATCCTAtctttactataccttttctatgttcagatacacaaatatttaccattgtggtACAGTTGCCTgaagtattcagtacagtaacacactgtacaggtttgtagcctagaagtaGTAGGCTATACcgtatagcctaggtgtataaTAGGATATACCATCTAGGGTTGTGTAAGTacactttatgatgtttgcacaatgacaaaatctcctaacaacacatttctcagaatatatgcCCAACATGACTCTACATGTTGAATAGAAGAAATGAGAGTGAGAATGAACGTTCTttccttgtttctgatcttagggagaaagctttcagtgtttcatcattaagcatgatgttagctgtgggggTTCTGGTAGATGCTCTTTATTAGGTTGGAAAACTTCCCTTCggttcctagtttattgagtgtttttatcatgaaaaaggtgttagattttgtcaaatgctttttctgcatctattgagatgaccatgtgatttttgtcctttACTCCATTAGCatggtgtattacatttatttgtgtgtgtttaatcAACTATATTCCTGGagtaaatctcacttggtcatggtatgGAATCCTTTATCTATGTTGCTGGATTATTACATCACAGGATCACAATTAGGCAGCCAGGTTCATAGCAGAACAGTAATACTGAAAACAGCAGAGCCAGAAACCTAGGACTTGGGAGTGTGGTTAAGCAAGCTGTGGTATATCGTATATGATAGAGGTACATGTGGCCATGGGTAGTGACAAGAATGTGACTCAGACCATTTCCTATTCAGAAATGATCCCATAAACATGTCAAGGAGTAACCGTGCATCCAGGAGAATAGGCGTATACCAATTACTTACAACTGGATACAACTGCATATGTGCAATTAACAAAAAACTAGAGAAGTATGTGGAAGACACATCCAGGAACTGGGAACCTGGGATTATGTCCAGCCCTGCTGCTGTTTtctctgtgatcttgggcaaatcttTTCTTATATCCGAGCTTCAGTTTCCATGTCTTACAGTGAGGGGTTTGATAATTTGGTACTTTGTGTCACACAtggctttggttttattttgttcatttcataaaatttctagtaaatatacttaaaaaatgCAAACTTTGCGGAAGTGAGAGAGTATGAGGCATTTTTGGCCACTTGGGGGGTGTGACCGGTACTCCCTTCCCTCCATATCAGCTAGAACTCTGTGGTTGTGTGCAGGGAGTAGATGTGGGGTTCCCAGCAAGGCTTGGGATCCAGTGCTTCCCATTTCCAGAGAGTTTGCTCCATACCACACACTGTGCTCAGCTCTTCCTGATTTAGCTCTTGTTAGTCCTACCAGCAATAGTGTAATGTCCATATGATTACCTTAGTTTTTCCAAATGATGAAAATGAGGCTTTGCAAGCATAGATAGTTGTCTGAGGAGCCAGGATTTTAACCCAGACCTGTGTCCCAATGGCCACATTCTGCTGTTACCCATCACACTCTAGTTCTCATCTTGTTCCTCAACAGGCCTCTTACCCTTCTAGGTAACACACTGTCCCCTTTGTGCCCACAGCTGACAATGAAAACAACATCGCCTCCAACCAGTCCCGATCGCCACCTGCTGTTGTAGAAGAGAAGTGGAAACCTCAGGCCCAGAGGAACAGCGCCAATAACAGTAGGTCTCCCCAAGCAGGGCTGGACCTGAGGGTCCCCTTATGCTCCAATTGTTCCTCTCTGCCCCCCATTCCCACCATTTGTGCTTCCTGTGATGTTGTAAGATGATGCGTGATAGTTTCAAAGCACTTTTATACCTAAGACCTTATTTGCAGGAGTTCTTAACTCAGGGGATGGGCAGAAGGAGGCCCAGGGAGAGGAGGTGACTTTTTTTGTGGTCAGAAAGCACCAATTTGTGGCAGAATCAGAACTAGAACCCACCTTTCCACAATTTCTGCTGGTTGCTCTTTCCTGACATGATGATCCCGTGTATCTTATTTCCTGAAGATTCCCATATTAGAGGAGATTCCTATATTGAGGAAGAAATTAGACTCGTTGGCTTCAAAGATCTAGGGGAATGACATAGACCGTTATTATGTTGCATACAtaccactacattctattcccaTGTCGATGGCAGTCCTTACTAATCAATCATAGAACTTTATCCCTGTGAGACCGTCACATATTAAAGGCAGCCAGCACCACCCATGTGTGTGCAAGAGGAAATATATTTGCCATTCCCAATACTAGATGTTTAGAGTATTAGGCTACTGCCACTCCTAGCAGCCTTGAATGCCAGAATTAATCCCATCTCTCTTTGTGTCCTCTGCCAGCCACTACCAGTGGTTTAACACCCAACAGCGTGATCCCCGAAAAGGAGCGGCAGAACATCGCAGAGCGGCTGTTGAGGGTCATGTGCGCCGACCTGGGTGCACTGAGCGTGGTCAGCGGGAAGGAGTTCCTGAAGTTGGCCCAGACCTTAGTAGACAGTGGTGCCCGCTATGGGGCCTTCTCGGTCACTGAAATCCTGGGCAACTTCAACACGCTGGCACTGAAGCACCTGCCACGCATGTACAACCAGGTGAAGGTGAAAGTGACCTGTGCCTTGGGCAGCAATGCCTGCCTAGGCATCGGTGTCACCTGCCACTCCCAGAGTGTCGGCCCTGACTCCTGCTACATCCTCACAGCCTACCAGGCCGAGGGCAACCACATCAAGAGCTATGTGCTTGGTGTGAAGGGTGCAGACATTCGTGACAGCGGCGACCTCGTGCACCACTGGGTGCAGAACGTGCTGTCGGAGTTCGTGATGTCGGAGATCAGGACAGTGTACGTGACGGATTGCCGGGTGAGCACGTCCGCCTTCTCCAAGGCTGGCATGTGCCTTCGCTGCTCAGCCTGTGCCTTGAACTCGGTGGTGCAGAGCGTGCTGAGCAAGCGGACGCTGCAGGCCCGCAGCATGCACGAGGTCATCGAGCTGCTCAACGTGTGCGAGGACCTGGCAGGCTCCACGGGCCTGGCCAAGGAGACCTTCGGGTCGCTGGAGGAGATGTCGCCACCGCCCTGCTGGAACTCGGTGACGGACTCACTGTTGCTGGTGCATGAGCGCTACGAGCAGATCTGCGAGTTCTACAGCCGGGCCAAGAAGATGAACCTCATCCAGAGCCTCAACAAGCACCTGCTCAGCAACCTGGCGGCCATCCTGACGCCGGTGAAGCAGGCAGTCATCGAGCTGAGCAACGAGAGCCAGCCCACCCTGCAGCTGGTGCTGCCCACCTATGTCAGGCTGGAGAAGCTGTTCACGGCCAAGGCCAACGACGCAGGCACCGTCAGCAAGCTCTGCCACCTCTTCCTGGAGGCGCTCAAGGAGAACTTCAAGGTGCACCCAGCCCACAAGGTGGCCATGATCCTGGACCCGCAGCAGAAGCTGCGGCCTGTGCCACCCTACCAGCACGAGGAGATCATCGGCAAGGTCTGTGAGCTCATCAATGAGGTGAAGGAGTCCTGGGCCGAGGAGGCCGACTTCGAGCCTGCTGCCAAGAAGCCCCGCTCTGCCACTGGCGAGAACCCCACAGCTCAGGAAGATGATCGGCTGGGCAAAAATGAAGTGTACGATTACCTGCAGGAGCCCCTCTTCCAGGCTACCCCTGATCTCTTCCAGTACTGGTCGTGCGTTACCCAAAAGCACACAAAACTCGCCAAGCTCGCCTTCTGGCTCCTGGCGGTTCCGGCCGTGGGCGCCAGAAGCGGGTGTGTAAATATGTGTGAACAAGCGCTTCTAATCAAACGGAGGCGGCTGCTCAGTCCAGAAGATATGAATAAACTCATGTTTCTGAAATCCAACATGCTTTAAGACTTGActtcggggaaaaaaaaaagaaaaagagaagataacattagaaaaaaacCACACAACACTGTcacaaacaaagaaaaggaatttaagtTCTAAACACTGTGGACCTCATTATAAATGCCCCCTGGAAacttaagtgctttttttttttatatgtgtgtgtgtgcctgtgtgtacacAGCCACACGTATGTGCACATGTCTGAACACGTGCTGTGGTTATGGGGGTGTGGGAGGGTCTCTGTGCTCATCTCCATGGCCAGAGAAACttcgcacacacatgcacacacacacacacgaccctGGTGCATGTACACACGCCTGTGCTCGGATGGGTGTGCATTGAACTGGGCGTGTCAGGAAAGCTGAGCGATTGGGAAAGAGGGAGATGTTTCACCTCCTTTTCTCAGTAAGGGGGCTTTAGAAGACTCCGCTTTCAGGTGTGCAGATTGGCAGAAAGCTGATGTTGTGAAATGTTCAGGCAGCTGAGATCTGAAGTGACTTGACGCTCTCTGTCCTTCACCCCAgtcctccttttccctccttgACCCTCTTCTAGCCCTCCCACCCCCCCGATCCCATTGTGCACCCCCCCGATCCCATTGTGCACCCCCCCACACACCCTCGGCTGCTCTGCTGTGGACTCTCCACACTGCATCAGATGGACGGTTTCTGCACTGGACTTTGTTTCTCGTTCACCTTCAGGGCATTGAGCTGCTGCCTTTGAGATACCCCTTGGGTGTCCCGGGGCAGCCGCTTTAGAAACACACCTATCTATCTCCCCATATCAGGAAAGGAGACTTAAAGAGTATAAAGCtgacattttgctttttaatataagagaggagaaaaagacatttttcagaGAAGTATAGATACTGTCTCCACTCCCTAATAATTTTCTCCCTAACATTTTAGCAATTTTTACCTTGTTTGGGGGttcattttgtttcttcagaTTTGATTTAGACTCTGCTAGGAGGCACTGAATGTCTATAACTTATgttttggagttttgttttttacttgccCCTTTTGTTCCTCAAGTCACACTGTAAACTAGCTCATCTCAGTGGTATACTCAGTATCCTACGGTCTTTCTTGGCCTTCCCTGTACAGTTCG from Pongo abelii isolate AG06213 chromosome 13, NHGRI_mPonAbe1-v2.0_pri, whole genome shotgun sequence includes these protein-coding regions:
- the ZNF618 gene encoding zinc finger protein 618 isoform X40, giving the protein MNQPGGAAAPQADGASAAGRKSTASRERLKRSQKSTKVEGPEPVPAEASLSAEQGTMTEVKVKTELPDDYIQEVIWQGEAKEEKKAVSKDGTSDVPAEICVVIGGVRNQQTLGSYECGICGKKYKYYNCFQTHVRAHRDTEATSGEGASQSNNFRYTCDICGKKYKYYSCFQEHRDLHAVDVFSVEGAPENRADPFDQGVVATDEVKEEPPEPFQKIGPKTGNYTCEFCGKQYKYYTPYQEHVALHAPITESAFSRRVEGKAQNHFEETNSSSQNSSETASPLISNPFPLLQKPYTCGACGIQFQFYNNLLEHMQSHAADNENNIASNQSRSPPAVVEEKWKPQAQRNSANNTTTSGLTPNSVIPEKERQNIAERLLRVMCADLGALSVVSGKEFLKLAQTLVDSGARYGAFSVTEILGNFNTLALKHLPRMYNQVKVKVTCALGSNACLGIGVTCHSQSVGPDSCYILTAYQAEGNHIKSYVLGVKGADIRDSGDLVHHWVQNVLSEFVMSEIRTVYVTDCRVSTSAFSKAGMCLRCSACALNSVVQSVLSKRTLQARSMHEVIELLNVCEDLAGSTGLAKETFGSLEEMSPPPCWNSVTDSLLLVHERYEQICEFYSRAKKMNLIQSLNKHLLSNLAAILTPVKQAVIELSNESQPTLQLVLPTYVRLEKLFTAKANDAGTVSKLCHLFLEALKENFKVHPAHKVAMILDPQQKLRPVPPYQHEEIIGKVCELINEVKESWAEEADFEPAAKKPRSATGENPTAQEDDRLGKNEVYDYLQEPLFQATPDLFQYWSCVTQKHTKLAKLAFWLLAVPAVGARSGCVNMCEQALLIKRRRLLSPEDMNKLMFLKSNML
- the ZNF618 gene encoding zinc finger protein 618 isoform X4, with the protein product MKKLTVDSQKLVFYDMQLNQLMKTRIEESLADGASAAGRKSTASRERLKRSQKSTKVEGPEPVPAEASLSAEQGTMTEVKVKTELPDDYIQEVIWQGEAKEEKKAVSKDGTSDVPAEICVVIGGVRNQQTLDGKAPEGSPHGGSVRSRYSGTWIFDQALRYASGSYECGICGKKYKYYNCFQTHVRAHRDTEATSGEGASQSNNFRYTCDICGKKYKYYSCFQEHRDLHAVDVFSVEGAPENRADPFDQGVVATDEVKEEPPEPFQKIGPMNNITSDIFKKKEVRQCQKRETGNYTCEFCGKQYKYYTPYQEHVALHAPISTAPGWEPPDDPDTGSECSHPEVSPSPRFVAAKTQTNQSGKKAPASVVRCATLLHRTPPATQTQTFRTPNSGSPASKATAAESAFSRRVEGKAQNHFEETNSSSQNSSEPYTCGACGIQFQFYNNLLEHMQSHAADNENNIASNQSRSPPAVVEEKWKPQAQRNSANNTTTSGLTPNSVIPEKERQNIAERLLRVMCADLGALSVVSGKEFLKLAQTLVDSGARYGAFSVTEILGNFNTLALKHLPRMYNQVKVKVTCALGSNACLGIGVTCHSQSVGPDSCYILTAYQAEGNHIKSYVLGVKGADIRDSGDLVHHWVQNVLSEFVMSEIRTVYVTDCRVSTSAFSKAGMCLRCSACALNSVVQSVLSKRTLQARSMHEVIELLNVCEDLAGSTGLAKETFGSLEEMSPPPCWNSVTDSLLLVHERYEQICEFYSRAKKMNLIQSLNKHLLSNLAAILTPVKQAVIELSNESQPTLQLVLPTYVRLEKLFTAKANDAGTVSKLCHLFLEALKENFKVHPAHKVAMILDPQQKLRPVPPYQHEEIIGKVCELINEVKESWAEEADFEPAAKKPRSATGENPTAQEDDRLGKNEVYDYLQEPLFQATPDLFQYWSCVTQKHTKLAKLAFWLLAVPAVGARSGCVNMCEQALLIKRRRLLSPEDMNKLMFLKSNML
- the ZNF618 gene encoding zinc finger protein 618 isoform X5, with the translated sequence MKKLTVDSQKLVFYDMQLNQLMKTRIEESLADGASAAGRKSTASRERLKRSQKSTKVEGPEPVPAEASLSAEQGTMTEVKVKTELPDDYIQEVIWQGEAKEEKKAVSKDGTSDVPAEICVVIGGVRNQQTLDGKAPEGSPHGGSVRSRYSGTWIFDQALRYASGSYECGICGKKYKYYNCFQTHVRAHRDTEATSGEGASQSNNFRYTCDICGKKYKYYSCFQEHRDLHAVDVFSVEGAPENRADPFDQGVVATDEVKEEPPEPFQKIGPMNNITSDIFKKKEVRQCQKRETGNYTCEFCGKQYKYYTPYQEHVALHAPISTAPGWEPPDDPDTGSECSHPEVSPSPRFVAAKTQTNQSGKKAPASVVRCATLLHRTPPATQTQTFRTPNSGSPASKATAESAFSRRVEGKAQNHFEETNSSSQNSSEPYTCGACGIQFQFYNNLLEHMQSHAADNENNIASNQSRSPPAVVEEKWKPQAQRNSANNTTTSGLTPNSVIPEKERQNIAERLLRVMCADLGALSVVSGKEFLKLAQTLVDSGARYGAFSVTEILGNFNTLALKHLPRMYNQVKVKVTCALGSNACLGIGVTCHSQSVGPDSCYILTAYQAEGNHIKSYVLGVKGADIRDSGDLVHHWVQNVLSEFVMSEIRTVYVTDCRVSTSAFSKAGMCLRCSACALNSVVQSVLSKRTLQARSMHEVIELLNVCEDLAGSTGLAKETFGSLEEMSPPPCWNSVTDSLLLVHERYEQICEFYSRAKKMNLIQSLNKHLLSNLAAILTPVKQAVIELSNESQPTLQLVLPTYVRLEKLFTAKANDAGTVSKLCHLFLEALKENFKVHPAHKVAMILDPQQKLRPVPPYQHEEIIGKVCELINEVKESWAEEADFEPAAKKPRSATGENPTAQEDDRLGKNEVYDYLQEPLFQATPDLFQYWSCVTQKHTKLAKLAFWLLAVPAVGARSGCVNMCEQALLIKRRRLLSPEDMNKLMFLKSNML
- the ZNF618 gene encoding zinc finger protein 618 isoform X6; this encodes MKKLTVDSQKLVFYDMQLNQLMKTRIEESLADGASAAGRKSTASRERLKRSQKSTKVEGPEPVPAEASLSAEQGTMTEVKVKTELPDDYIQEVIWQGEAKEEKKAVSKDGTSDVPAEICVVIGGVRNQQTLDGKAPEGSPHGGSVRSRYSGTWIFDQALRYASGSYECGICGKKYKYYNCFQTHVRAHRDTEATSGEGASQSNNFRYTCDICGKKYKYYSCFQEHRDLHAVDVFSVEGAPENRADPFDQGVVATDEVKEEPPEPFQKIGPKTGNYTCEFCGKQYKYYTPYQEHVALHAPISTAPGWEPPDDPDTGSECSHPEVSPSPRFVAAKTQTNQSGKKAPASVVRCATLLHRTPPATQTQTFRTPNSGSPASKATAAESAFSRRVEGKAQNHFEETNSSSQNSSETASPLISNPFPLLQKPYTCGACGIQFQFYNNLLEHMQSHAADNENNIASNQSRSPPAVVEEKWKPQAQRNSANNTTTSGLTPNSVIPEKERQNIAERLLRVMCADLGALSVVSGKEFLKLAQTLVDSGARYGAFSVTEILGNFNTLALKHLPRMYNQVKVKVTCALGSNACLGIGVTCHSQSVGPDSCYILTAYQAEGNHIKSYVLGVKGADIRDSGDLVHHWVQNVLSEFVMSEIRTVYVTDCRVSTSAFSKAGMCLRCSACALNSVVQSVLSKRTLQARSMHEVIELLNVCEDLAGSTGLAKETFGSLEEMSPPPCWNSVTDSLLLVHERYEQICEFYSRAKKMNLIQSLNKHLLSNLAAILTPVKQAVIELSNESQPTLQLVLPTYVRLEKLFTAKANDAGTVSKLCHLFLEALKENFKVHPAHKVAMILDPQQKLRPVPPYQHEEIIGKVCELINEVKESWAEEADFEPAAKKPRSATGENPTAQEDDRLGKNEVYDYLQEPLFQATPDLFQYWSCVTQKHTKLAKLAFWLLAVPAVGARSGCVNMCEQALLIKRRRLLSPEDMNKLMFLKSNML
- the ZNF618 gene encoding zinc finger protein 618 isoform X7 produces the protein MKKLTVDSQKLVFYDMQLNQLMKTRIEESLADGASAAGRKSTASRERLKRSQKSTKVEGPEPVPAEASLSAEQGTMTEVKVKTELPDDYIQEVIWQGEAKEEKKAVSKDGTSDVPAEICVVIGGVRNQQTLGSYECGICGKKYKYYNCFQTHVRAHRDTEATSGEGASQSNNFRYTCDICGKKYKYYSCFQEHRDLHAVDVFSVEGAPENRADPFDQGVVATDEVKEEPPEPFQKIGPMNNITSDIFKKKEVRQCQKRETGNYTCEFCGKQYKYYTPYQEHVALHAPISTAPGWEPPDDPDTGSECSHPEVSPSPRFVAAKTQTNQSGKKAPASVVRCATLLHRTPPATQTQTFRTPNSGSPASKATAAESAFSRRVEGKAQNHFEETNSSSQNSSETASPLISNPFPLLQKPYTCGACGIQFQFYNNLLEHMQSHAADNENNIASNQSRSPPAVVEEKWKPQAQRNSANNTTTSGLTPNSVIPEKERQNIAERLLRVMCADLGALSVVSGKEFLKLAQTLVDSGARYGAFSVTEILGNFNTLALKHLPRMYNQVKVKVTCALGSNACLGIGVTCHSQSVGPDSCYILTAYQAEGNHIKSYVLGVKGADIRDSGDLVHHWVQNVLSEFVMSEIRTVYVTDCRVSTSAFSKAGMCLRCSACALNSVVQSVLSKRTLQARSMHEVIELLNVCEDLAGSTGLAKETFGSLEEMSPPPCWNSVTDSLLLVHERYEQICEFYSRAKKMNLIQSLNKHLLSNLAAILTPVKQAVIELSNESQPTLQLVLPTYVRLEKLFTAKANDAGTVSKLCHLFLEALKENFKVHPAHKVAMILDPQQKLRPVPPYQHEEIIGKVCELINEVKESWAEEADFEPAAKKPRSATGENPTAQEDDRLGKNEVYDYLQEPLFQATPDLFQYWSCVTQKHTKLAKLAFWLLAVPAVGARSGCVNMCEQALLIKRRRLLSPEDMNKLMFLKSNML
- the ZNF618 gene encoding zinc finger protein 618 isoform X44, with amino-acid sequence MNQPGGAAAPQADGASAAGRKSTASRERLKRSQKSTKVEGPEPVPAEASLSAEQGTMTEVKVKTELPDDYIQEVIWQGEAKEEKKAVSKDGTSDVPAEICVVIGGVRNQQTLGSYECGICGKKYKYYNCFQTHVRAHRDTEATSGEGASQSNNFRYTCDICGKKYKYYSCFQEHRDLHAVDVFSVEGAPENRADPFDQGVVATDEVKEEPPEPFQKIGPKTGNYTCEFCGKQYKYYTPYQEHVALHAPIKSAFSRRVEGKAQNHFEETNSSSQNSSEPYTCGACGIQFQFYNNLLEHMQSHAADNENNIASNQSRSPPAVVEEKWKPQAQRNSANNTTTSGLTPNSVIPEKERQNIAERLLRVMCADLGALSVVSGKEFLKLAQTLVDSGARYGAFSVTEILGNFNTLALKHLPRMYNQVKVKVTCALGSNACLGIGVTCHSQSVGPDSCYILTAYQAEGNHIKSYVLGVKGADIRDSGDLVHHWVQNVLSEFVMSEIRTVYVTDCRVSTSAFSKAGMCLRCSACALNSVVQSVLSKRTLQARSMHEVIELLNVCEDLAGSTGLAKETFGSLEEMSPPPCWNSVTDSLLLVHERYEQICEFYSRAKKMNLIQSLNKHLLSNLAAILTPVKQAVIELSNESQPTLQLVLPTYVRLEKLFTAKANDAGTVSKLCHLFLEALKENFKVHPAHKVAMILDPQQKLRPVPPYQHEEIIGKVCELINEVKESWAEEADFEPAAKKPRSATGENPTAQEDDRLGKNEVYDYLQEPLFQATPDLFQYWSCVTQKHTKLAKLAFWLLAVPAVGARSGCVNMCEQALLIKRRRLLSPEDMNKLMFLKSNML
- the ZNF618 gene encoding zinc finger protein 618 isoform X11, yielding MNQPGGAAAPQADGASAAGRKSTASRERLKRSQKSTKVEGPEPVPAEASLSAEQGTMTEVKVKTELPDDYIQEVIWQGEAKEEKKAVSKDGTSDVPAEICVVIGGVRNQQTLDGKAPEGSPHGGSVRSRYSGTWIFDQALRYASGSYECGICGKKYKYYNCFQTHVRAHRDTEATSGEGASQSNNFRYTCDICGKKYKYYSCFQEHRDLHAVDVFSVEGAPENRADPFDQGVVATDEVKEEPPEPFQKIGPKTGNYTCEFCGKQYKYYTPYQEHVALHAPISTAPGWEPPDDPDTGSECSHPEVSPSPRFVAAKTQTNQSGKKAPASVVRCATLLHRTPPATQTQTFRTPNSGSPASKATAAESAFSRRVEGKAQNHFEETNSSSQNSSETASPLISNPFPLLQKPYTCGACGIQFQFYNNLLEHMQSHAADNENNIASNQSRSPPAVVEEKWKPQAQRNSANNTTTSGLTPNSVIPEKERQNIAERLLRVMCADLGALSVVSGKEFLKLAQTLVDSGARYGAFSVTEILGNFNTLALKHLPRMYNQVKVKVTCALGSNACLGIGVTCHSQSVGPDSCYILTAYQAEGNHIKSYVLGVKGADIRDSGDLVHHWVQNVLSEFVMSEIRTVYVTDCRVSTSAFSKAGMCLRCSACALNSVVQSVLSKRTLQARSMHEVIELLNVCEDLAGSTGLAKETFGSLEEMSPPPCWNSVTDSLLLVHERYEQICEFYSRAKKMNLIQSLNKHLLSNLAAILTPVKQAVIELSNESQPTLQLVLPTYVRLEKLFTAKANDAGTVSKLCHLFLEALKENFKVHPAHKVAMILDPQQKLRPVPPYQHEEIIGKVCELINEVKESWAEEADFEPAAKKPRSATGENPTAQEDDRLGKNEVYDYLQEPLFQATPDLFQYWSCVTQKHTKLAKLAFWLLAVPAVGARSGCVNMCEQALLIKRRRLLSPEDMNKLMFLKSNML